The segment gtggtgttgttttttttttttttggtttgttctgCGAGGAAATATTTTCCCGCCGCACGACCGGATTAGTCTCAGCCCCGAGTGGCTAAAGGTGGAAAAAGTTCCACTACTCGGTACACTGTTGCCGAAAGCTTTTCGCCAAGCCGTCAGTAATGGGTTCGCCGCAACAGTTCGATTTTGCGGTGCACTTTTGTAACCGCGTGTGAGCGACTTGCTCCGTCACCTAACGCCCCTTACACAGCACAGTGTTTTAACGCAATGTCACTCACAGTCGGTAGAAGGTAACCGGCACCGGGCGCCTCCATTGTGTCGCGGGAATATCCAATCACGTTCGACGTGTTTAACAcattcaactttttttttttttttaattattatttcacTCCAAAACGCGGACTGCGAGTGAAAATTTTTTGtcggaaaaaatggaaaacagcTCCCCCTGCACACAAAGCTAAAGTTGTGTCAAATGTCAAGGTCAACGTTATTTTCGGCCACTTTCCGTGTTTGGCGACATCTGTCAAAACCTTTCAcaggcgtgtttttttttgtcatcccCACCGGGTCGGAGAAGGTTTTATAGGTACCAAAAACTGCTTCAAACGCTTTAACCTTAAAGCTTTAGAGCTGCAACATTTATTTACAGTTCCcgcagcacacgcacacgcaggAAAACGGGCGAGAAAGCGAGAAGACGAGAACCCCAAATAAACGGACAATTTTTAAACGCCGGTGTCATATTTTTAGCCACCCGCAGTAGGTCACATGCGCGGGGAGCAGATCGAGTAGCGGCACCATGGCACGGTGCAATGCCAACCGCTGGTCGGGCTTAGCTATTTCCGACGTTAATTTTGTAAGCAAACGCACAAAATttggggcgcgcgcgcgcgcgcgcgtgggGGTGGTGCGCTGCCAACGGTTTCCATTTTTCCCTTCCACAGagcgtatgtgtgcgtgcgtctCCGTGGCAAAAAAgactaccacacacacacacacacacacacacacacacacacacacattagaaTCATAGATACATTCGCGCCAACCTGTACGATCTCCATTTTAGCGTGTGCGAAAAATGAAAAGtgagagaacaaaaaacccaTGTCACACTCATTTCCGAAATGAATTATTCAAGCAGGGTGCAAGCGGGAGAGTCGAACCCAATTTTGCTCTGCTTTGCGTTTGGGGTAGTAGTGGTAAGTGACGAAGGACGCGCACCAGTtcacaataattaaaaaaacaaaaacggaaaaactCAAAGATCGAGCGGGAGCATTTATCGATATTTTTCTGCCCACCTCCCCCGTACGTGTGACTCAATGTAGTGCATTTTCTTCTCGAATCATTATTCATGTttcacggcacacacacacacacacacgcacttacAAAAGTATTACTTCTCGCATTCTAATGCAAAAAAGGGCTCACGCGTCTGTTTGTTGGTGCTCTCTTGATTAGATTCGTATCGAACCGGAAATTTGACGTCCATTGTCAAACTGGTGTCCCTATGACCACCCCCACCAccctctacacacacacacacacagacacacaaaaggTGTGTGGCGTGTGAGCCACCCGAATCGATGCGATTTAACTCCAAAATGGACCGAAACGCTGTCCGGCGAATGGCAACCTCATTGCTTGCTGATTTgggtccatttttttttggtgggtaggtgggtggttgggtgtgtatgtgcttcACTCTTCCTTTCtgcccgcaaaaaaaaaactgatcgGTCGGTTGATTGTGTGGTCCAAGGGTTGGAGGTTGAGTTGAGCCATTAGCTGCATTTTGAAAACGCGCCGTAGTCGCGCGCGAGCTGCTGTTTTGATTGAAGTGCTTCCGGAACGGAAGGGAGAAAATCCacatgaaacacacacacacacacacacacgtccgttACACATCGCATTAGGATCAATTTAATTTGTGCTCATCATTATTAGTAgtaggaagaaaaagaaaaacagcaacCACCACCGACGGTCACCGAGGCAAAAACCGATTTTGATGACGACGGCAAACTGTGCGCGGGATGTCGAGGAAGTGAGGCTAGATTTATTGCCCTatttcaccccccccccccaccagaTTGTATTCCTCTCtggcgtgtgtatgtgcgcccTGTTTAATACCGTttgtcgctgtgtgtgtgtgtgtgtgtgtgtgtgtctgtgtggcggtgacctttaaaaaaattggttcATTTTGTGCATCGTTACGTGCTGAAGAGTTACTGCGTTACTCGCGCAAaatatagacacacacacacacacacacacacacctaaacacagacacacaatgTTGCTCTCTTCAATTAGATTTAactgttggtgttgttgttgtggttgaaaTAGTAAGCAAACACTATACACACCCACGTGAGCAACATCACAACCTGACGCTACAGCGAACTCGTGAGCGtcctgcaacaacaacaacaacaaaactccGCCACAACCGTCAAATCGAAGACACTCACTGGTGGTAGCAAATTCGCTCCAGCAGTAATCGACTGTATCGAAGAAAATACCAACGATTGCTTGTTtagtggtttgtttgtttcacagaTTTCACTTAAACggatggagcagcagcattcAGCCCGTAGATGTAAACGGCAACATTTAAGGGAAGCGTTAGTAACTCACGAAAACGGCTTGGCCGTTCGAGAAGGCACCGTTCGGAGCTgtccaaccaacaacaactaaagatgtaaaaaaaaaaaaggaagaagcaaCCAACCTCCGAGCAAGAAGTGAGTGGTTGTGTGCGCGTGCGCAAATACACATGCCGGGCAAACCTGACATCACCTGTCAGTGGTGACAAAAATGCGAGCCAAAAGGCAGCAGCCCCTCGCTCCCGCTCAACCCCTCTTGGAAACTGAACTGGCGCGCtattttcttcgcttttctttctcccccccccccccccccccccccgccgcCTCTCGTACCGCCATGCTCAACCGCGCCCCTTTGCAGTGGGTCAGCAGTCAGCAGTTTCCACCGACAATGGGCAATTGGGAGGaaggggaagcaaaaaaaaacaggtcgCCGTTAAAAAGAGCAAAACTGTCAACAAATTGTAGCGCCCGTGTACTGGTGTGGGTGTTTCCCTGTATTGGCTGCTATTTTGTATGGTTTCTGGTTTTGATGGTGCATTTCGCATGCACGCAAACACGCAGCGAAGTAACCCCCGTTCTCGGTTTGGAGCGcactttctttttccttttttttgtgacagCCTTTGGCAGCCTGATGACACGTTCAGCACTGTTCCATTACTTCCCGGCGCCTGCTGCTCTGTCTTCACCACATCGTTTGGCCACGGTCTCGGCTTAACCACACAATTGAAATGCCCCGAACACCACTGGATGTGTTTAGTGACCTCTTGCCGCGACAAACAGGGgccccttttttgccacccCAGCACGCCCGCGACAATCAACAATCCCTTCAGCGGCTAGCGCCAGGACAGGCCACTGCAATCGAACCTTGGCGTGCTCCGTACGGGATGCCACTACCCTACTTTACACTGTTGTACGTGCGTCTGCATACGGTACGCGACTGTACAGTGCGAAAACTGGCGCGATCCGTGTCTCCCCTTTGCAGGCGAgcgcgcatgtgtgtgtgtgtgtgttggtagtgtacgagacagagagagagagagagagagagagaagctaCACACTCTTGAATTTTCTCATCACGGCGCttcgctttgtgtgtgtgtgggaaattCGGGAAAAATCCCTATACACCACTGAAtgagcgcgtgtgtgcgtgatgAGTTCCTGTGCCATATCTCCTGAGCGAGCCTATGCactacacatacatacacacatacacacacacatatggggTGTGTAGTAACGCGTACGCTTCATGGGTGCGTTTTCCACCCACCACCCTGGTGGAGTGCGCGCGCACGAAAAATTTTACCACACATCTCGCTCACGCGACCACTCACCGTCACTCACTGAGACGGACGTGTCCTGCGAGTAgctgcttttgtttgttttttttttttttatatttgtttttgtttcaaacatCCGTCTTTGTATTCCatcttcttctgctttttcttattcttttaAAACACACCCTTTGACCCTGAGTAATATGTTTGTATATAATAGTAATATTATatcaaacttaaaaaaaaaaccaattgaCACCTGTCAAAATGACATTGCGTTCGAAGGCAGCTTAAACGTCATATTTCGCTGTGTTTCAGAATGTTTGTAAAGCCCCAAGAGTGCCACTCACTTTGGGAGCTCACGTTTATCATCACTTTTACTCTCTTACGCAAACAGTCAAAAGAAATGTCAGGACTGTCTGGCTGGGCCCCTTCCACCTACTCGGAACGAAAAAACCGTCCCCTTATACGAATGTTTACGCTGCACCCCCGCTACACAATGGGCTCCGGCAACACCCCCAGTCCTGATAACTGTCATCTACCCACCCAGCAGGattagtgtgcgtgtgtgtgagtgtgtgtgtaagtgttttCATATTCTTCTTCAAACCGTCCAAGGATTGGGATCGCGTGTACAAATGGCCTACTTTTTCTTGACTGGTCACAGACAGGAAAACTCGAGAACATAGGACACAGGAGGTAATGAGCGGGGGGACGTATTGGTGCGGCCAGGGTAATGACTTCACGGAGCGGAAGTGGATATCAATTACACGAAAACCGCACACAGAAAGCAAACAGACTTCATTGCCTACTTTTCCATTCTAATTCTAGCACAGAATAAAGGCTAGCTGAGAGGATGAGACATcgagcaaaagagagagagagagagagagagagatagagagagagagagagagagagagagagagagagagaaagatagagagacagGGAAAGAGGTTTTCTTTGAGATAACATCATTATCGAACCACTGTCTAGTATTGGTTGTGTTGTGCAGGAATGTAGAACAATACAAGCCGAGAAAGCAGTACATATTTTAGTAGTCAGCCACAGGaacggtgggggggggggagtggtcCGCACACCTGATGACTCATCGCGCTTAATGTACACTTCGAGACCGTACCGACACtacgaaaataaatgaaagtaaaagcaaacaaaacgcgctaccaccaccaccaccgtgccaCGGCATGCCGCCGCCGTGCCGCCAAAATGGagggcaaacacacaccatgAGTATTTTAGTCGGTGGGTGTCATAATCCAAAGCGGAATATGAGCGCACCCTTTAAAAAAACGTCGGCAATGACTGGGCAGAAAACCAAGACATGAAATATGTATGGCGCGGTATAAGAGCAGTGGGCCGCGATAAGCGCCATCTGGAAAGTGGAGCAGGGTAGTTCACAATATCTCGTTTGAATGATGCAAGTTTGCAGTAAAGTTAAGTTAGGCAGACAAAAATGTCCTTTTGTGCGTTTGAAGATGTTTGGAGGAGCTTAGGAGGTTTCTGAGCTCGGATATTTATGAGGACCTCTGAGATAAGGCCCGCAGCAAGGAGGATTGGAGGATACCGTGCATAAAGGATTAGCTTTAAGATCATCTGGGCATACGAAGGCAATCAGTCCAAAGCATACAAATAAATTACCAAAAAATCCGAAAGAATCacgaaaaacatgaaattcaGATGGCTCATGCTGATTGGGACATTTGTATGTAGGGCATCGTGCTCGTGTGCGTTCGCTTCGGGCAGCTATATCGTACGTACAGTCATCTTGAAGCATCAAACTGTAAACCACGATTTCTCCCGATACTGGTAGCCTTAAGGTGGACTTATTCTAGATAAGATGATAAGGCACAGGTGGTATGAAGATTACGATAAAGCCCAACGCGTCCAAAAGTTACGTTATCAGTCGCGAGACCTGTGACACTAAATATATAACCGACCTGCTGGACGGTCCTGCCATTACTGTAACGTTCAGCATCTGATTAGTCTGTGTCTTACACCCTTTGCACGTAAACCTTTGAACCTAGCGGCAGGTGGCAGTGTCTCAGAATGCTTGTCGTGGTGTTTCTCGTGACGCTATTGGTGCTAGCGGTGCTGCGTGAGTATCGCGATCGCAAGCGGCTGCAGCACATTGCATCCCACTTCCAGGGTCCGAAACCGCATTGGCTGCTCGGATATTTGCCATTGTTCCCGGTCAACGACATACCGGGCATCTTCGAGACGATGGTGAAGCTGCACGACCGCTACGGACAGGATCTGTTCAACTGGGGCCTCCTAAACGACCACATGGTCGTCGTAACCAGTGCCGCTAACGTGGAGAAGGTGGTGATGGCGAAGAAGACGCAAAAATCACAGATTTACGAGTTCATCGAGCCGTGGCTGGGACAGGGTCTGCTCATCTCAAGCGGCGAGAAGTGGTTCCATCGGCGAAAAATAATCACGCCCACCTTTCACTTCAAGATACTGGAAAGCTTCGTGACCGTGTTCAACCGCGAGGCGGAGTTGCTGATAGAGAAGCTGGGACAGAACGCGGACGCGGGCCGTGAGTTTGACATCTACGAGCCGATCTCGCTGTACGCGCTGGACAGCATATGCGAGACGTCCATGGGTGTGGAGATTAATGCGCAGCATAATCCCGAAAACCAGTACGTGCGGGACGTCAAGCGGATGAGcgagctggtgctgctgcgcaTCTTTCACGTGCTGTCAGCGTTTCCACGCACCTTCTGGTACACGATGCCGAACGCTTGGGAACAGCGGAAGCTGATTGGACGGCTGCACGCATTCACGGACTCGGTGATTCAAAGCCGTCGGCGACAGCTGCTGGCTGCGGTGGAGCAAGGAAAAGTCGGAAATCAAGAAACACACGCGGATGATCTGTACGGTGCAAAGCAACGTTCCAGCTTTTTGGACCTGCTGCTGAACGTCACAGTCGGTGGAAAGCCATTGTCTGATGCGGATATTCGGGAGGAGGTGGATACCTTCATGTTCGAGGGTCATGACACGACCACTTCGGGCATTGCGTTTACCTTCTATCAACTTGCTAAGCATCCTGAAATACAGGAGAAGCTACACCAGGAGCTTCAAGATGTGCTCGGAGTAGATTATCGCCACGTACCGTTGACCTATAATACACTCCAGAACTTCCCGTACCTGGACATGGTAGTGAAGGAGTCGCTGCGACTTCTACCACCCGTTTCGTTCATTGGACGTCGGTTAGTGGAAGATATCCAGATGAACGGTGTAACTATTCCAGCCGGCACTGACTTTACCATCCCCATCTACGTGATCCATCGTAATCCTGCAGTTTTCCCGGACCCGGAACGCTTTGATCCGGAGCGTTTTTCAGACGCCAATCAGCACCCTCCCGGACCGTACGACTACATCCCGTTCAGTGCTGGGTCACGGAACTGCATCGGACAGCGCTATGCGCTGCTGGAGATGAAAGTCACCGTCATAAAGATGTTGGCACATTTCCGCGTCTTGCCCGGTGAACAGATGCCCCAGGTGCGCTTCAAGACAGATCTAGTGTTGCGCCCGGATAAGGGTATTCCTATCAAACTTGTGCGCAGAAAATTCgattcaataaaataatgctCAAGCATGCGTGATTAGGTTTCTGATTTTACCGATTCGATGTTACTCCGCTGTTATCAGTTACATTATCGGAGCGTGTACTACAAACAACGTGTCTAATGTTGAGTAGACTACAGTGCGCATTAGTCACAGTGTACGATTCCAAGGGTGGTTCACCACAGCTCAAAAGAATGCTGGACACTCCGCTAATCAGCTACAGGCACTCAAAGATATGGTCGGTGGAGTGCCGCCGGGTACCTCAGCTCCTCCTCGTGTTCGTTCTGTGCCGAATCAGAAGTAAAATCGTATCAAATACACTGAAACCAGCCAGAACAAAGATAAGGCTCGacagtgtttatttttttaaaatatacccACGATTAATCTGACCACCAAACACTTTAGCACTGGTGCTCATCTTTCCAATTTTGCAACAGAAGCTCCAATCGTGTGAAGCATGCTTTTCACACGTAAAACAGAACTGCTGCGGAACGGTCGAGCAATCAAACCCTGTCTGTTAAAATAGAGCATCAACGGTATCAACATGTCGTTCGTACTGTTTCTGCTGGTCATTCTGATTGTATACGGGCTGGCGCAGGTCTATCGTAAGCGACGCCGGCTGCACCGCATTGCGGCCCATTTCGACGGTGCCAAGCCGCACTGGCTGCTGGGGAACGTGATGGAGTATCCGGCCAACGACATACCGGGTATCTTCGAGACGATGGTAGCGCTGCACAAGCGCCACGGTAAGGATCTGTTCAACTGGGGCCTCCTAAACGATCACATGATTACCGTCAGCAGTGCCGCTAACGTGGAGAAGGTAGTGATGGCAAAGAGGACGGAAAAATCCTCCGTGTACGAGTTCATCGAGCTATGGCTGGGACAGGGTCTGCTCATCTCCAAGGGCGAGAAGTGGTTCCATCGGCGTAAGATCATCACGCCCACCTTTCACTTCAAGATACTGGAAAGCTTCGTGACCGTGTTCAACCAGGAGGCGGAGATATTGATTGAAAAGTTAAGCCAGTATGCTGACACGGGTCGTGAGTTTGACATCTACGAGCCGATCTCGCTGTACGCGCTGGACAGCATCTGCACCACGTCTATGGGTGTGGAGATTAATGCGCAACGGCATCCGGAAAACCAGTACGTGCGGGACGTGAAGCGGATGAGCGAGCTGATACTGCTGCGCATTTTCCATGTGCTGTCGTCCTTTCCGCGCACCTACTGGTACACGATGCCGAACGCGTGGGAGCAGAGGAAACTTATCCGACGGCTGCATGCGTTCACGGACACCGTGATCCACAAACGCCGGGAACAGCTGTTGGAAAGGAGCTCGCAAGTGTCTAACGAGCAGGAGTGTCTGGATGAGGAACATCTTTACACAAAGCGTAGGGAAACGTTCTTGGATCTGCTGCTGAACGTTAGGGTGGATGGCAATTCACTCAGTGATCTTGATATTCGGGAGGAGGTTGATACCTTCATGTTCGAGGGTCATGATACGACCACTTCGGGCATTGCGTTCACGTTCTATCAACTCGCTAAGCATCCTGAAATACAGGAGAAGCTTTATCGGGAGATCCAAGATGTGCTCGGCGTCGAATACCGCCATGTGCCGCTAACCTACAACACGCTCCAGAACTTCCCGTACCTGGACATGGTAGTGAAGGAGTCGCTGCGACTTCTACCACCCGTTTCGTTCATCGGACGTCGGCTAGCAGATGACATCGAGATGAACGGTGTAACTATTCCAGCCGGCACTGACTTTACCATCCCCATCTACGTCATCCACCGCAATCCCGTTGTGTATCCCGACCCGGAACGCTTTGATCCGGAGCGCTTCTCGGACGGAAATACGCAACGACGCGGCCCGTACGACTACATCCCGTTCAGTATCGGCTCGCGGAACTGTATCGGGCAGCGCTATGCGCTGCTGGAGATGAAGGTCGCTATCGTACGTATGGTTTCCTTTTATAGGATATTGCCCGGTGATACGATGCACGAGATTCGTCTCAAAACGGATCTGGTGCTACGTCCGGACAAATCCATACCGATAAAGCTGGTAGCACGCCCATGATTGGGTGTTGGAGGAGTGAGAATGGAGGGAAGGGGGagaattgaataaataaaaaagaaaacatcataCCAACCGAGGTGGTTAACCTCCGTGCTCCGTTTGCTATTTatgaatgatgttttttttgcttcgcgaGACAGGAATGAATATCCAATGAGGTTTACATAGTAACCAGCGCGAACGGACGAAAGGGGATACGTGTAGGCTGGCTTTGCTGAGTACACATAGGTCACTCCTTCAAAGCCCCTGCTTCTAACCTCCACCAAACCGCACTCAAGATATCATTGTTCGGAGCTCTTGAAGATGGGACAAAATTGCATGGTACATCAACCATGATGATACAGTAGATAACATGACGTGAGCGACCTCTCGTATGTTCATTCCCCATTCTGAAAGCCTACGGAGGGACCATCATTGCACTACGTTGTGGGATACAAAGGAATAAGGAGGAATATTGCTTGAAAGCAAATGTGGGAAGGCGAACAGGTAGAATCGGGTTTACTGAcacgcaaacaacaacaacaacagtaaaacactaaaacaaaacacgtcaCGACTCTTCCTCTACCTACCTCATTTGTCGGTTAAAGGCCGTTGGCGGCACGTTGGCACCTCCGTAGACAGCCGCCATGTCGGGATCCCGGTGGTCCGGATGAAAGtgtgcgtgctgctgctgctgctgatggctgGACAGCGCGTCGTACTGCTGGTTGAGCGCGGCCGAGGTGATGTAGGTGTCTAGCGGCGAGTTGTTGTTATCATAGCCGCCGtcaccgccgctgccgccgccgttaCCGAAATGGATCAAACTTTGCCCACCGTACAGGTGCAGCGACTCCGGCGGACTGATTGATTGCGGTTTGCTGCTCTGGAAGAACGATACACGCACCTTCGAGCGCTCTACtctgtggttttttttttgggcgtCACAccgaaataaatgaaagagagaaagaggaacgATAGCTTAGCTAAAAGGAGGTTACGTTACGGGTTTGAGTTATATCTACAGGTAGGTAATTTGGCAATTAAATTCACAGAGCTTGTTCTTAGGTGTGACGAGATACTACTAGCGATAATATAAGGTTGGTAGGATCTATTGGAAAGTACTTGATATTGACATTTTGAGCTGGAAGCTACTGTTCAGTAAAGCACGTGCAAGACTTtgtaccaaaacaaacacaatgtCTGGAGTCCGGAGTCCTCTTCGATTTTTTCCCACTCAACACATTCCATAGCGCGCTCAAGTGCATTTGCAACGGTAGTAATTCCAAGGCGTTAAAATCCAACTAGCACCACCCTAAATGATGTCTCCAGAATGCTCTACTGTCAAGGTGCGCTTATGTCGGTGGGTCTGTCCTTGATACCACTTGAGCTAGGCTCCCGGCGTCACCGTAGGCTCATCTCACCTGACTCACATTGACGGTTCCATCCGAgcctgcaaacacacacacactctaatcCTGCCTCTAAGTACCACTCCCAAGCTTGTCTCCTAAGTGAGGGCACAAGCAACAGTTTGCAGGAGGCGTTTGGAGCTGAAATGGAGCCTATTCACACATTCGATTTAAAAAGCGCCCAGCCGTTCCAACTCCATCTCCGACTACGAGAAACCTGTTACACTGCCAAATGCTGCTATCTCCCTCCCACCCCTCTACCCTTGAAAGAAACAGTATAGAGCGCTGTGCCACGGAAAAATACAAGAAACACCACAGCGAGGACCGTTCGCTTAAAATATTCAAGCAAATCACTACGCAAAAACAGCACCTCCCCCCAACAGCCGAAATTTGCTTCTCCTTTCCCACCAGAATGGAAGTTCTTCGCAGCGATACTTCGCAGGGCCCTAACAGGCCGCACACTATCTCGTAGCACCGGCGACCAAATAATGTGCCGGGCTGACCCGCAACAAAATCGGATCCTCGTACGGATGACGGCAAGAGCAAACAGCAAAGGAAAGACATACggcacacagcacaaactACGCACCACACTCAAGGcgaaccgattccgatgtGTCGGGGGAAGATGATACAATCGGTCGTGGTCGGCGACTTTGTCTTGCATGCATTCCACCACACTTCATTGCACCCCCCTTCCGCAGCCCCCTTTGCCATGAAAAGGACGGCGAAAGGTGGAGGGGTGTGGAGCGATGGGAACAGAATCCACACAAACTAACCC is part of the Anopheles gambiae chromosome X, idAnoGambNW_F1_1, whole genome shotgun sequence genome and harbors:
- the LOC1272183 gene encoding cytochrome P450 4d2; the protein is MLVVVFLVTLLVLAVLREYRDRKRLQHIASHFQGPKPHWLLGYLPLFPVNDIPGIFETMVKLHDRYGQDLFNWGLLNDHMVVVTSAANVEKVVMAKKTQKSQIYEFIEPWLGQGLLISSGEKWFHRRKIITPTFHFKILESFVTVFNREAELLIEKLGQNADAGREFDIYEPISLYALDSICETSMGVEINAQHNPENQYVRDVKRMSELVLLRIFHVLSAFPRTFWYTMPNAWEQRKLIGRLHAFTDSVIQSRRRQLLAAVEQGKVGNQETHADDLYGAKQRSSFLDLLLNVTVGGKPLSDADIREEVDTFMFEGHDTTTSGIAFTFYQLAKHPEIQEKLHQELQDVLGVDYRHVPLTYNTLQNFPYLDMVVKESLRLLPPVSFIGRRLVEDIQMNGVTIPAGTDFTIPIYVIHRNPAVFPDPERFDPERFSDANQHPPGPYDYIPFSAGSRNCIGQRYALLEMKVTVIKMLAHFRVLPGEQMPQVRFKTDLVLRPDKGIPIKLVRRKFDSIK
- the LOC11175638 gene encoding cytochrome P450 4d2, which gives rise to MSFVLFLLVILIVYGLAQVYRKRRRLHRIAAHFDGAKPHWLLGNVMEYPANDIPGIFETMVALHKRHGKDLFNWGLLNDHMITVSSAANVEKVVMAKRTEKSSVYEFIELWLGQGLLISKGEKWFHRRKIITPTFHFKILESFVTVFNQEAEILIEKLSQYADTGREFDIYEPISLYALDSICTTSMGVEINAQRHPENQYVRDVKRMSELILLRIFHVLSSFPRTYWYTMPNAWEQRKLIRRLHAFTDTVIHKRREQLLERSSQVSNEQECLDEEHLYTKRRETFLDLLLNVRVDGNSLSDLDIREEVDTFMFEGHDTTTSGIAFTFYQLAKHPEIQEKLYREIQDVLGVEYRHVPLTYNTLQNFPYLDMVVKESLRLLPPVSFIGRRLADDIEMNGVTIPAGTDFTIPIYVIHRNPVVYPDPERFDPERFSDGNTQRRGPYDYIPFSIGSRNCIGQRYALLEMKVAIVRMVSFYRILPGDTMHEIRLKTDLVLRPDKSIPIKLVARP